In Haematobia irritans isolate KBUSLIRL chromosome 1, ASM5000362v1, whole genome shotgun sequence, a genomic segment contains:
- the osy gene encoding ABC transporter oskyddad, giving the protein MDAESEGVQPVNPTTNVSNPEVDLAARRRLFMSQPSTVASRRQQAVCVRRAHKMYGTTKNPNVVLDGLNMTVSKGSIYGLLGASGCGKTTLLACIVGRRRLNSGEIWVLGGRPGSRGSGVPGPRIGYMPQEVALYGEFTMRETLKYFGLIADMSRGDIEDRTEFLLKLLNLPNGSKFVKNLSGGQQRRVSLAVALLQEPELLILDEPTAGVDPVLRQSIWNHLVDITKNGNTTVIITTHYIDECAQAHAIGLLRGGRMLAEESPEYLRQQYNAESLEEVFLKLAILQNMGKRRRSSIAQEIVEQVGVPAISNPALDLSDEQGAAEISGEFGDNISMSSAIRDPISSSSVPAPPLPPEQEMPASFWYNLHVMSWTHLHALTWKNFLWMIRNVGVMMFILGLPVIQIVLFCYAIGHDPTGLKLAVANYELSEDMIAKQHCPVTIGCNQTMLSCRYLDMLVKNKSYVMTFTNSDEEAHEMVRRGKAWGSLVFRSNYSDALVERTESARYTDDATVEASDLDVRLDMSNQQISTLLYRDLQFTFFDFVENMLIDCDLNPKLGRVPVDWNNPIYGFNNPNFTDFAAPGVILTIIFFLSVAVTSGAMLIDRNEGMLERCLVAGITGPEILLSQVLTQFTVMFTQMIFVLLVSFYFFELTVVGNMWLVVGLCLLNGLCGMCFGFVIACAVDTERTATYVAMGSFLPIVMLCGIIWPIEGMYPLLQFITFFLPLTKPTESLRSILQRGWDISNPSVYAGFISISSWVVVFLVLSILLLKFKKG; this is encoded by the exons ATATGGATTGCTGGGAGCATCAGGATGTGGGAAAACAACTTTACTCGCATGCATAGTGGGACGCAGGAGATTAAATTCTGGCGAAATATGGGTACTGGGAGGAAGACCTGGTTCACGTGGCTCTGGAGTACCAGGTCCTCGCATCGGATATATGCCTCAG GAGGTGGCTCTTTATGGCGAATTCACTATGCGAGAAACATTAAAATACTTTGGTTTAATTGCTGACATGTCCCGCGGCGATATAGAAGACCGAACCGAGTTTTTGTTGAAGCTCTTAAATTTACCCAATGGTTCCAAATTCGTAAAGAATTTAAGTGGAGGCCAACAAAGGCGTGTTAGTTTGGCCGTGGCTCTCTTGCAGGAACCAGAACTCTTGATACTGGACGAACCGACAGCAGGTGTCGATCCTGTTTTACGACAAAG CATCTGGAATCATCTGGTGGACATAACCAAGAATGGCAACACAACTGTGATAATTACAACACATTACATCGACGAGTGTGCTCAGGCGCATGCG ATTGGACTTTTGCGTGGAGGTCGGATGCTGGCAGAAGAGTCACCCGAGTACTTGAGGCAGCAGTACAACGCAGAATCCTTGGAGGAGGTTTTCTTGAAGCTGGCAATTTTGCAGAATATGGGAAAACGAAGACGCTCGTCCATTGCTCAGGAAATTGTGGAGCAAGTTGGTGTGCCGGCCATTTCAAATCCTGCTTTGGATTTGTCGGATGAGCAAGGTGCTGCTGAAATATCGGGAGAATTTGGTGACAACATATCCATGTCGTCAGCCATTCGGGATCCCATAAGCTCTTCATCGGTACCAGCTCCACCCTTGCCACCAGAACAAGAGATGCCCGCATCATTCTGGTATAATTTACACGTAATGAGTTGGACTCATTTGCATGCCTTGACCTGGAAGAACTTCCTGTGGATGATACGAAATGTTGG TGTTATGATGTTCATTTTGGGCTTGCCCGTGATCCAGATTGTCCTTTTCTGTTATGCTATTGGCCATGATCCGACTGGTTTGAAGTTAGCCGTTGCCAACTATGAACTCTCAGAGGATATGATTGCGAAACAACACTGCCCAGTAACCATCGGTTGCAATCAGACAATGCTGAGCTGTCGTTATCTCGATATGCTGGTAAAAAATAAAAGCTACGTTATG ACCTTCACGAACAGCGACGAGGAAGCCCATGAAATGGTTAGGAGAGGCAAGGCTTGGGGCTCCCTAGTATTTCGCAGCAACTACTCTGATGCATTGGTTGAACGTACGGAAAGTGCCCGTTATACCGATGATGCCACAGTGGAAGCCTCCGATTTGGATGTGAGGTTAGACATGTCAA ATCAACAGATTTCCACACTCTTGTACAGGGACTTGCAGTTCACATTCTTCGACTTTGTAGAGAACATGCTGATTGACTGCGATTTGAATCCCAAATTGGGACGAGTGCCTGTTGACTGGAATAACCCCATTTATGGCTTTAACAATCCAAACTTCACAGATTTTGCAGCCCCTGGTGTTATTCTAACCATCATTTTCTTTTTGTCTGTGGCCGTAACTTCGGGCGCCATGTTGATAGACCGCAACGAAGGCATGCTGGAGAGGTGTTTGGTAGCTGGAATCACAGGACCCGAGATCTTGCTGTCTCAAGTTCTCACCCAATTCACCGTTATGTTTACCCAAATGATCTTTGTACTTCTTGTCAGTTTCTACTTCTTTGAGTTGACGGTTGTGGGCAACATGTGGCTTGTAGTGGGTCTGTGCCTATTGAATGGTCTGTGCGGTATGTGCTTCGGTTTTGTAATTGCATGTGCCGTGGACACTGAACGTACCGCAACCTACGTGGCTATGGGTTCCTTCCTACCCATTGTAATGCTGTGTGGTATAATCTGGCCTATTGAGGGCATGTATCCCTTGCTGCAGTTCATCACATTCTTCTTGCCGCTAACCAAACCCACAGAGTCATTACGATCAATATTACAACGTGGTTGGGATATATCGAACCCTTCAGTGTACGCtggatttatttccatttcatcTTGGGTTGTAGTCTTCCTTGTTCTAAGTATTCTGCtgctcaaatttaaaaaaggctAA